Proteins encoded together in one Hevea brasiliensis isolate MT/VB/25A 57/8 chromosome 16, ASM3005281v1, whole genome shotgun sequence window:
- the LOC110643831 gene encoding filament-like plant protein isoform X1 codes for MEKRKWLWKRKSSERSLGETESSGSISSHSERFSDEQQDTLKASPNEDNQSPEVTSKGSVRNEDVNDSVKILAERLSAALVNVSAKDDLVKQHSKVAEEAIAGWEKAENEVAALKKQLEAAIQQNSSLEDRVSHLDGALKECVRQLRQAREEQEEKAYEAVARKTCEWESTKSKLENQLLELKRKAEAAESESLLQIDPELRYKLECLEKENASLKLELLTLSEELEVRTIERELSTQAAETASKQHLESIKKVAKLEAECRRLKAMGCKSTPLNDHKTSTASSIYVESLTDSQSDSGERLNAVELETRKISCLEPYKGEPSCSDSWASALIAELDQFKNEKNVNRSLPSSAIEIDLMDDFLEMERLAALPETERGTHHSEPRAIAKQSIDTESSLRAELETMIHRTAELEEKLQKMEVEKVELEEKLQKMEVEKAELEEKLLKMEVEKVESEETLEKIQVERNELEMVLTVSQEKNEEFKIQLKEAELKLEELQHELSVANESKQQIESQLVSVEVEARTMASKVNSLEAVAQKERILSAEIAVKCRAMEAELSEKNKEVELQKSASSNSEMKIKQEDLVVAAGKLAECQKTIASLGKQLKSLATLEDFLIDTASLPEFSAEGLLMPRASGEPWKLHSSDTLSPKRDSSSSRIASENSDPSVNTNEGPSPPSSSFSTSSATSSHSSFEKNRNGFAKFFSRSKNGIQLEI; via the exons ATGGAAAAGAGGAAATGGCTGTGGAAGAGGAAGTCTTCCGAGAGGAGCCTTGGTGAAACTGAGAGTTCGGGATCAATATCTTCACATTCTGAGAGATTCTCTGATGAGCAA CAGGACACCTTGAAGGCATCTCCAAATGAGGATAATCAATCTCCTGAAGTCACATCAAAAGGTTCGGTCAGGAATGAAGATGTCAATGATAGTGTTAAGATTTTGGCAGAGAGGTTATCTGCTGCTCTTGTGAATGTTAGTGCCAAAGACGACTTGGTAAAGCAGCATTCCAAAGTTGCTGAAGAAGCCATTGCAG GCTGGGAAAAGGCTGAAAATGAAGTAGCTGCTCTAAAGAAACAACTTGAAGCTGCCATTCAGCAGAACTCTTCATTGGAAGATAGGGTGAGCCATCTTGATGGGGCCCTCAAGGAATGTGTTAGGCAGCTAAGACAGGCAAGAGAGGAGCAGGAAGAAAAGGCCTATGAAGCTGTGGCAAGGAAAACGTGTGAGTGGGAATCCACTAAATCTAAACTTGAGAACCAGCTTCTTGAGCTGAAGAGAAAAGCAGAAGCTGCTGAGTCAGAATCTCTGCTTCAAATTGATCCAGAACTACGCTATAAGCTTGAATGTTTGGAGAAAGAAAATGCATCCCTGAAGCTTGAGCTCCTAACTCTATCTGAGGAGTTAGAAGTCAGAACAATTGAAAGGGAATTGAGTACCCAAGCAGCTGAAACAGCAAGCAAGCAACATTTGGAGAGCATAAAGAAAGTGGCAAAGCTTGAGGCTGAATGTCGTAGGCTAAAAGCCATGGGTTGCAAATCAACACCACTTAATGATCATAAAACTTCTACTGCCTCTTCAATTTATGTTGAATCTCTAACTGATAGTCAATCAGACAGTGGGGAGAGGCTTAATGCTGTGGAGCTGGAAACTCGCAAGATAAGTTGCTTAGAGCCATATAAAGGTGAGCCAAGTTGCTCAGACTCATGGGCATCTGCATTGATTGCTGAGCTTGATCAATTCAAGAATGAAAAAAATGTTAATCGAAGTCTTCCATCCTCAGCAATTGAAATTGATCTCATGGATGATTTTCTTGAAATGGAACGACTTGCTGCTTTGCCAGAGACTGAAAGGGGAACTCATCATTCTGAACCAAGAGCTATTGCGAAACAATCCATTGATACAGAAAGCTCATTAAGAGCTGAACTTGAAACTATGATTCATCGGACTGCTGAATTGGAAGAGAAACTACAGAAGATGGAAGTAGAAAAAGTTGAATTGGAAGAGAAGCTACAGAAGATGGAAGTAGAAAAAGCTGAATTGGAGGAGAAGCTACTGAAGATGGAAGTAGAAAAAGTTGAATCGGAAGAAACACTAGAGAAGATACAAGTGGAGAGAAATGAATTGGAGATGGTTCTCACTGTAAGTCAGGAAAAGAATGAAGAATTTAAAATTCAGCTGAAGGAGGCTGAACTAAAGTTGGAAGAACTGCAACATGAGTTATCAGTGGCAAATGAATCAAAACAGCAAATTGAATCTCAACTAGTTAGCGTGGAAGTAGAGGCTCGGACCATGGCTTCAAAGGTTAACTCATTAGAAGCAGTGGCTCAAAAGGAGAGGATTCTGTCAGCAGAAATTGCAGTCAAGTGTCGGGCAATGGAAGCAGAGCTATCTGAAAAGAATAAGGAAGTTGAACTCCAGAAATCTGCAAGCTCAAATAGCGAAATGAAGATAAAGCAG GAGGACCTTGTTGTAGCTGCTGGAAAACTTGCTGAATGCCAGAAAACAATAGCATCTCTAGGGAAACAACTGAAATCGCTAGCAACCCTAGAGGACTTCTTAATTGACACTGCAAGCCTACCAGAGTTCAGTGCAGAAGGATTACTGATGCCTAGAGCTAGTGGAGAGCCTTGGAAGTTACATTCTAGTGACACACTCTCACCTAAAAGGGATTCTAGCTCTTCAAGAATAGCCAGTGAGAATTCTGATCCTTCAGTAAATACAAATGAGGGGCCCTCACCCCCATCTTcatcattttcaacttcatcagCCACATCAAGTCACAGCAGTTTTGAGAAGAACCGAAATGGTTTCGCAAAATTTTTCTCTAGAAGCAAGAATggaattcaactagaaatttag
- the LOC110643801 gene encoding photosystem II 22 kDa protein, chloroplastic, translating into MAQTMLLMSGVSTRHVVHLKRYPLLQFQVERLRPKPFSHLLFSRLSANNTCFSSKAFTTLALFKSKTKAAPKKAAVKPKPKVEDGIFGTSGGIGFTKQNELFVGRVAMLGFAASLLGEAITGKGILAQLNLETGIPIYEAEPLLLFFILFTLLGAIGALGDRGKFVDDTSTGLEGAVIPPGKSFRTALGLKEGGPLFGFTKANELFVGRLAQLGIAFSLIGEIITGKGALAQLNIETGIPINEIEPLVLFNVVFFFIAAVNPGNGKFVTDEDEDD; encoded by the exons ATGGCTCAAACCATGTTGTTAATGTCTGGTGTTTCTACTAGGCATGTGGTGCATTTGAAGAGATACCCTTTACTCCAATTCCAAGTTGAAAGACTGAGGCCTAAACCTTTCTCTCATCTCTTATTCAGTCGTCTTTCTGCTAACAACACTTGTTTTTCTTCTAAAGCATTTACTACACTTGCTCTCTTCAAGTCAAAAACCAAGGCAGCTCCTAAGAAG GCTGCTGTAAAACCCaagcccaaggttgaagatggtaTTTTTGGCACCTCTGGCGGAATTGGTTTCACTAAGCAGAATGAGCTCTTTGTGGGACGTGTTGCTATGCTTGGTTTTGCA GCATCCTTGTTGGGTGAAGCAATAACGGGAAAGGGAATCCTAGCACAGTTGAATCTAGAGACTGGAATTCCCATTTACGAAGCAGAACCACTTCTTCTATTCTTCATCCTTTTCACTTTGCTCGGAGCCATAGGAGCATTGGGTGACCGTGGCAAATTCGTCGATGACACATCAACTGGCCTTGAAGGGGCAGTCATTCCTCCTGGCAAAAGCTTCAGGACAGCATTGGGTCTCAAAGAAGGAG GTCCTCTCTTTGGATTTACAAAGGCCAACGAACTGTTTGTGGGAAGATTGGCTCAGCTCGGAATTGCTTTCTCTTTAATTGGAGAAATAATAACTGGGAAGGGAGCTCTAGCACAACTCAACATTGAGACTGGAATTCCCATCAATGAAATCGAACCTCTTGTCTTATTCAACGTTGTCTTCTTTTTCATTGCTGCTGTTAATCCTGGAAATGGCAAGTTTGTTACCGACGAGGATGAAGATGATTAG
- the LOC110643831 gene encoding filament-like plant protein isoform X2 — MEKRKWLWKRKSSERSLGETESSGSISSHSERFSDEQDTLKASPNEDNQSPEVTSKGSVRNEDVNDSVKILAERLSAALVNVSAKDDLVKQHSKVAEEAIAGWEKAENEVAALKKQLEAAIQQNSSLEDRVSHLDGALKECVRQLRQAREEQEEKAYEAVARKTCEWESTKSKLENQLLELKRKAEAAESESLLQIDPELRYKLECLEKENASLKLELLTLSEELEVRTIERELSTQAAETASKQHLESIKKVAKLEAECRRLKAMGCKSTPLNDHKTSTASSIYVESLTDSQSDSGERLNAVELETRKISCLEPYKGEPSCSDSWASALIAELDQFKNEKNVNRSLPSSAIEIDLMDDFLEMERLAALPETERGTHHSEPRAIAKQSIDTESSLRAELETMIHRTAELEEKLQKMEVEKVELEEKLQKMEVEKAELEEKLLKMEVEKVESEETLEKIQVERNELEMVLTVSQEKNEEFKIQLKEAELKLEELQHELSVANESKQQIESQLVSVEVEARTMASKVNSLEAVAQKERILSAEIAVKCRAMEAELSEKNKEVELQKSASSNSEMKIKQEDLVVAAGKLAECQKTIASLGKQLKSLATLEDFLIDTASLPEFSAEGLLMPRASGEPWKLHSSDTLSPKRDSSSSRIASENSDPSVNTNEGPSPPSSSFSTSSATSSHSSFEKNRNGFAKFFSRSKNGIQLEI, encoded by the exons ATGGAAAAGAGGAAATGGCTGTGGAAGAGGAAGTCTTCCGAGAGGAGCCTTGGTGAAACTGAGAGTTCGGGATCAATATCTTCACATTCTGAGAGATTCTCTGATGAGCAA GACACCTTGAAGGCATCTCCAAATGAGGATAATCAATCTCCTGAAGTCACATCAAAAGGTTCGGTCAGGAATGAAGATGTCAATGATAGTGTTAAGATTTTGGCAGAGAGGTTATCTGCTGCTCTTGTGAATGTTAGTGCCAAAGACGACTTGGTAAAGCAGCATTCCAAAGTTGCTGAAGAAGCCATTGCAG GCTGGGAAAAGGCTGAAAATGAAGTAGCTGCTCTAAAGAAACAACTTGAAGCTGCCATTCAGCAGAACTCTTCATTGGAAGATAGGGTGAGCCATCTTGATGGGGCCCTCAAGGAATGTGTTAGGCAGCTAAGACAGGCAAGAGAGGAGCAGGAAGAAAAGGCCTATGAAGCTGTGGCAAGGAAAACGTGTGAGTGGGAATCCACTAAATCTAAACTTGAGAACCAGCTTCTTGAGCTGAAGAGAAAAGCAGAAGCTGCTGAGTCAGAATCTCTGCTTCAAATTGATCCAGAACTACGCTATAAGCTTGAATGTTTGGAGAAAGAAAATGCATCCCTGAAGCTTGAGCTCCTAACTCTATCTGAGGAGTTAGAAGTCAGAACAATTGAAAGGGAATTGAGTACCCAAGCAGCTGAAACAGCAAGCAAGCAACATTTGGAGAGCATAAAGAAAGTGGCAAAGCTTGAGGCTGAATGTCGTAGGCTAAAAGCCATGGGTTGCAAATCAACACCACTTAATGATCATAAAACTTCTACTGCCTCTTCAATTTATGTTGAATCTCTAACTGATAGTCAATCAGACAGTGGGGAGAGGCTTAATGCTGTGGAGCTGGAAACTCGCAAGATAAGTTGCTTAGAGCCATATAAAGGTGAGCCAAGTTGCTCAGACTCATGGGCATCTGCATTGATTGCTGAGCTTGATCAATTCAAGAATGAAAAAAATGTTAATCGAAGTCTTCCATCCTCAGCAATTGAAATTGATCTCATGGATGATTTTCTTGAAATGGAACGACTTGCTGCTTTGCCAGAGACTGAAAGGGGAACTCATCATTCTGAACCAAGAGCTATTGCGAAACAATCCATTGATACAGAAAGCTCATTAAGAGCTGAACTTGAAACTATGATTCATCGGACTGCTGAATTGGAAGAGAAACTACAGAAGATGGAAGTAGAAAAAGTTGAATTGGAAGAGAAGCTACAGAAGATGGAAGTAGAAAAAGCTGAATTGGAGGAGAAGCTACTGAAGATGGAAGTAGAAAAAGTTGAATCGGAAGAAACACTAGAGAAGATACAAGTGGAGAGAAATGAATTGGAGATGGTTCTCACTGTAAGTCAGGAAAAGAATGAAGAATTTAAAATTCAGCTGAAGGAGGCTGAACTAAAGTTGGAAGAACTGCAACATGAGTTATCAGTGGCAAATGAATCAAAACAGCAAATTGAATCTCAACTAGTTAGCGTGGAAGTAGAGGCTCGGACCATGGCTTCAAAGGTTAACTCATTAGAAGCAGTGGCTCAAAAGGAGAGGATTCTGTCAGCAGAAATTGCAGTCAAGTGTCGGGCAATGGAAGCAGAGCTATCTGAAAAGAATAAGGAAGTTGAACTCCAGAAATCTGCAAGCTCAAATAGCGAAATGAAGATAAAGCAG GAGGACCTTGTTGTAGCTGCTGGAAAACTTGCTGAATGCCAGAAAACAATAGCATCTCTAGGGAAACAACTGAAATCGCTAGCAACCCTAGAGGACTTCTTAATTGACACTGCAAGCCTACCAGAGTTCAGTGCAGAAGGATTACTGATGCCTAGAGCTAGTGGAGAGCCTTGGAAGTTACATTCTAGTGACACACTCTCACCTAAAAGGGATTCTAGCTCTTCAAGAATAGCCAGTGAGAATTCTGATCCTTCAGTAAATACAAATGAGGGGCCCTCACCCCCATCTTcatcattttcaacttcatcagCCACATCAAGTCACAGCAGTTTTGAGAAGAACCGAAATGGTTTCGCAAAATTTTTCTCTAGAAGCAAGAATggaattcaactagaaatttag